The sequence below is a genomic window from Streptomyces sp. NBC_00582.
CACCACGATCATCGGCCCCAACGGCTGTGGGAAGTCGACCCTGTTGAGGACCCTGGCCCGGCTGCTCAAACCGTCCGGCGGGAGGGTCGTGCTGGACGGCGAGGACATCGCCCGACTCAGGACCAGGGACGTGGCGAAGAAGCTCGGTCTGCTGCCGCAGGCGCCGGTCGCCCCGGAGGGTCTGACCGTGTCCGACCTGGTGGCCCGGGGCCGGCATCCGCACCAGAGCTGGCTGCGGCAGTGGTCCTCCGACGACGCCGCCGTGGTGGAGCGCGCGCTCGCCATGACCGGGGTGTCGGACCTCGCCGACCGTGCGGTCGACACGCTGTCCGGCGGACAGCGGCAGCGCGTCTGGATCTCGATGACCCTGGCCCAGGGCACCGACCTGCTGCTGCTCGACGAACCGACCACCTATCTCGACCTGGCGCACGCGATCGACGTGCTCGACTTGGTGAGCGACCTCCAGGGCGCGGGGTGCACCGTGGTCATGGTGCTGCACGACCTCAACCTGGCCGCGCGCTACAGCGACAACCTCGTCGTGATGCGGTCCGGGTCCCTTCTGG
It includes:
- a CDS encoding ABC transporter ATP-binding protein, with the translated sequence MVVQSVTGVESGTETASPERLAARGVTVGYGARTVIEDLDVAIPPGVITTIIGPNGCGKSTLLRTLARLLKPSGGRVVLDGEDIARLRTRDVAKKLGLLPQAPVAPEGLTVSDLVARGRHPHQSWLRQWSSDDAAVVERALAMTGVSDLADRAVDTLSGGQRQRVWISMTLAQGTDLLLLDEPTTYLDLAHAIDVLDLVSDLQGAGCTVVMVLHDLNLAARYSDNLVVMRSGSLLAQGHPRDVITAELLYEAFGLRARVIDDPVGDRPLIVPIGRTHVQLD